A window of the Equus asinus isolate D_3611 breed Donkey chromosome 20, EquAss-T2T_v2, whole genome shotgun sequence genome harbors these coding sequences:
- the DDI1 gene encoding protein DDI1 homolog 1, whose protein sequence is MLVTVYCVRRDLSEVTFSLQVSPDFELHNFRVLCELESGVPAEETQIIYMERLLTDDHCSLGSYGLKDGDVVVLLQKENVGPWHPGRTSSLPRIDFTGIAEPGTSSSRQQHHQQQRAPSAQKAHGLDSGEKMRSAQGLDSPALIRSMLLSNPHDLSLLKERNPTLAEALLSGNLETFSQVLMEQQRERALREQERLRLCSADPFDLEAQAKIEEEIRQQNIEENMNIAMEEAPESFGQVAMLYINCKVNGHPLKAFVDSGAQMTIMSQACAERCNIIRLVDRRWAGIAKGVGMQRIIGRIHLAQIQIEGDFLQCSFSILEEQPMDMLLGLDMLRRHQCSIDLKKNVLVIGTTGTQTHFLPEGELPPCAKLVSGAGQEESSNKEAANTTKHSVMDSGRKKH, encoded by the coding sequence ATGCTGGTCACTGTGTACTGCGTGCGGAGGGACCTCTCCGAAGTAACCTTCTCCCTCCAGGTCAGCCCTGACTTCGAGCTCCACAACTTTCGGGTCCTCTGTGAGCTTGAGTCCGGTGTTCCTGCTGAAGAGACCCAGATCATCTACATGGAGCGACTCCTCACTGATGACCACTGTTCCCTAGGCTCCTATGGCCTCAAAGACGGCGATGTCGTTGTTTTACTTCAGAAGGAGAATGTGGGACCTTGGCATCCCGGACGGACATCAAGCCTCCCTCGAATTGATTTCACTGGGATAGCCGAGCCTGGGACATCCAGCTCCCGGCAGCAGCACCATCAGCAGCAGCGTGCACCATCAGCCCAGAAGGCCCATGGCCTGGACTCTGGAGAGAAGATGAGGTCTGCTCAAGGTCTGGACAGCCCCGCCTTGATCCGAAGCATGCTGCTGTCCAATCCCCATGATCTGTCCCTGCTGAAGGAACGCAACCCCACCTTGGCGGAAGCCCTGCTCAGCGGAAACCTTGAGACGTTTTCTCAGGTCCTGATGGAGCAGCAAAGGGAAAGGGCcctgagagagcaagagaggcttCGCCTCTGTTCAGCTGATCCATTTGATTTGGAAGCTCAGgccaaaatagaagaagaaatccGGCAGCAGAACATTGAGGAAAACATGAACATAGCGATGGAAGAGGCTCCAGAGAGTTTCGGACAAGTGGCCATGCTCTATATCAACTGCAAAGTGAACGGACATCCTTTGAAGGCTTTTGTTGACTCAGGAGCCCAAATGACCATTATGAGCCAAGCTTGTGCGGAGAGATGTAATATAATACGGCTGGTTGACCGACGGTGGGCTGGGATTGCTAAAGGAGTGGGCATGCAGAGAATTATTGGCCGAATTCATCTGGCTCAGATTCAAATCGAAGGTGATTTCTTACAATGCTCTTTCTCTATCCTCGAGGAGCAGCCCATGGACATGCTTCTAGGGCTAGATATGCTCAGGAGACATCAGTGTTCCATTGACTTGAAGAAAAACGTGCTGGTGATCGGCACCACTGGCACACAGACTCACTTTCTTCCTGAGGGAGAGTTACCTCCATGTGCTAAGCTGGTAAGTGGTGCTGGGCAAGAAGAGTCTTCAAACAAGGAAGCAGCAAATACTACTAAACATTCAGTCATGGattcaggaagaaaaaagcaTTGA